The following are encoded in a window of Ruminiclostridium herbifermentans genomic DNA:
- a CDS encoding NAD(P)/FAD-dependent oxidoreductase → MKLLVSNLILGLDDGRKELEILTAKKLKLKLQSVKNIKIVKQSVDARKKPGIRLVYSVSCEVLEGISIPNSPDVKILEQVQEEVLIPGNRQINGRPLIIGTGPSGIFCGLILAQNGYKPIVIERGGNVEERTKKVEHYWKCGELDTDTNVQFGEGGAGTFSDGKLTTRINDSRCDKVLQEYHRFGAPDEILYKAKPHIGTDILKNVVVNMRKEIERLGGTILFNTKAIDINIRDGKVCGVLTNTHSNIDTNVVVMAIGHSARDTFNMLYTRGVPFEQKPFSIGVRIEHPQSLINTVQYGAASGHPSLGAADYQLFHKQKERTTYSFCMCPGGLVVASASELNSIVTNGMSEYKRDRENANSALVVSVGPSDFESSHPLAGVEFQRKWEALAYKIGGSNGSAPIQRLEDFIYNRVGKIGSVKPSYTGKSQCADINNCLPNYVTSSMKESIGYFDKKLKGFGMGDALLTGVETRTSSPVRIPRNEFFECVSVEGLYPAGEGAGYAGGIVSAAVDGIKIAQQIIKTFAVPA, encoded by the coding sequence ATGAAACTTTTAGTATCAAATTTAATTTTAGGTCTAGATGATGGACGAAAAGAGTTAGAAATTTTAACTGCAAAAAAGCTTAAGCTTAAGCTGCAAAGCGTAAAAAATATAAAAATAGTAAAGCAATCAGTGGATGCCAGAAAAAAGCCTGGCATTCGTCTTGTTTATTCGGTTTCCTGTGAAGTGTTAGAGGGCATTAGTATACCTAATAGTCCTGATGTTAAGATTTTAGAGCAAGTTCAAGAGGAAGTTTTAATACCAGGGAACAGACAAATTAACGGCAGACCATTGATAATTGGAACTGGTCCGTCAGGGATTTTTTGCGGACTAATTTTGGCTCAGAATGGTTATAAGCCTATTGTAATCGAGAGAGGCGGAAATGTAGAAGAACGCACAAAAAAGGTTGAACACTATTGGAAATGCGGAGAACTGGATACTGACACCAATGTTCAGTTTGGTGAGGGTGGTGCCGGAACCTTTTCTGATGGTAAGCTTACTACAAGAATAAACGATTCTAGGTGCGATAAGGTTTTGCAGGAATATCACAGATTTGGTGCTCCTGATGAAATTTTATATAAGGCAAAGCCTCATATTGGAACAGATATATTAAAAAATGTTGTTGTCAATATGCGAAAGGAAATTGAAAGGCTTGGGGGAACTATTTTATTTAATACCAAAGCAATTGACATTAATATTCGCGATGGGAAGGTATGCGGAGTTTTAACAAACACCCATTCAAATATTGATACAAATGTAGTTGTTATGGCAATTGGTCATAGTGCTAGGGATACTTTTAATATGCTTTATACTAGAGGTGTGCCCTTTGAACAAAAGCCTTTTTCAATCGGTGTAAGAATTGAACATCCGCAAAGTCTTATAAATACTGTTCAATACGGAGCAGCAAGCGGGCATCCTTCCCTTGGGGCAGCAGATTATCAGCTTTTTCATAAGCAAAAAGAGCGAACAACTTATTCTTTTTGTATGTGTCCCGGTGGTTTAGTTGTAGCATCGGCATCTGAACTAAATTCAATAGTTACAAATGGTATGAGTGAATATAAAAGAGACAGGGAAAATGCTAATAGTGCTCTTGTGGTTTCAGTAGGGCCATCTGATTTTGAATCCTCGCATCCTTTAGCTGGAGTTGAGTTCCAAAGAAAATGGGAGGCATTAGCCTATAAGATTGGCGGAAGTAATGGAAGCGCCCCTATTCAAAGGCTTGAGGATTTTATATATAATAGGGTTGGGAAAATTGGAAGTGTAAAGCCTAGTTATACAGGGAAATCCCAATGTGCTGATATTAATAATTGTCTGCCTAATTATGTTACAAGCAGTATGAAGGAATCCATAGGCTATTTTGACAAAAAGCTGAAGGGCTTTGGGATGGGAGATGCGCTTTTAACTGGTGTGGAAACTAGAACCTCTTCACCCGTTAGAATTCCGCGAAATGAGTTTTTTGAATGTGTAAGTGTAGAGGGGCTTTATCCAGCTGGAGAGGGAGCCGGATATGCGGGAGGCATAGTAAGTGCAGCAGTTGACGGCATAAAAATAGCTCAGCAGATAATAAAGACGTTTGCTGTACCAGCTTGA
- a CDS encoding NAD(+) synthase, with protein sequence MNFGFVRVAAAIPKLKVANCEYNTAEIIESAKQAQTKGAQFVVFPELAITSYTCGDLFLQKTLQNDAINSLKTILEKTKGLDCILLVGMPLLVNSRLYNCAVVIQSGKILGIVPKSFIPNYSEFYEVRWFCSGMDSHNENINLLGQAVPFGTDLLFEAENMNGLCFGIEICEDLWTAIPPSSYQAINGATLLFNLSASNEIVGKHEYRESIIKMQSAKCAAAYVYTSSGVNESTTDLVFGGHALISEYGVVLAQSERFSFDQQLIISDVDIDRMVSERLKNSSFTHRTESIQFRKVLFSVREPNNSEVKRTFDPLPFVPSELSIRNKRCNEIFNIQTSGLVKRLKHTGIDKCVIGISGGLDSTLALLVIVKAYDRLGIDRKNIHAITMPGFGTSDNTLNNSLELMRLMNVTTFQIDIKEACMKHFNDIGHDPAVYDVTYENVQARERTQILMDIANKIGGLVIGTGDLSELALGWCTYNGDHMSMYAVNSGVPKTLVKYLVQWAADYVFKDETSEVLKSIIDTPISPELLPTDDAGQIQQKTEDIVGPYELHDFFLYHFVRYGAQPSKIFVMAKYAFEGKYTDEVIDKWLRTFLKRFFSQQFKRSCLPDGPKVGSISLSPRGDWRMPSDGDVNSWLKELKLNLFI encoded by the coding sequence ATGAATTTTGGATTTGTAAGAGTTGCAGCAGCGATACCAAAATTAAAGGTTGCAAACTGCGAATATAATACAGCAGAAATAATTGAAAGTGCTAAACAGGCTCAGACAAAGGGTGCACAATTTGTTGTGTTCCCTGAGTTGGCTATAACGTCATATACTTGTGGAGACCTTTTTTTACAGAAGACGCTCCAAAATGATGCAATAAATAGCTTAAAAACAATACTTGAAAAAACAAAAGGTTTAGATTGTATTTTATTAGTTGGTATGCCACTACTTGTAAATAGTAGATTATATAATTGTGCAGTTGTTATACAATCTGGAAAAATTTTAGGCATAGTTCCCAAAAGCTTTATACCCAATTATAGTGAATTCTATGAGGTAAGATGGTTTTGCTCTGGAATGGATTCTCACAATGAAAATATTAATTTACTTGGACAAGCTGTACCCTTCGGAACAGATTTGCTATTTGAAGCAGAGAATATGAATGGCTTATGCTTTGGAATAGAAATATGCGAGGATCTTTGGACAGCAATACCTCCAAGCAGTTATCAAGCTATTAATGGTGCGACATTATTATTCAATCTGTCTGCAAGTAACGAAATTGTAGGTAAGCATGAATACAGGGAAAGTATCATAAAAATGCAGTCGGCAAAGTGTGCTGCTGCATATGTTTATACTTCATCTGGAGTAAATGAATCCACTACTGACCTTGTTTTTGGAGGTCATGCCTTGATTAGTGAGTATGGGGTGGTGCTTGCCCAATCAGAGAGATTTTCTTTTGACCAACAATTGATTATTAGTGATGTTGATATAGATAGAATGGTCAGTGAAAGATTAAAGAATTCTTCGTTTACACATAGGACTGAAAGTATTCAGTTCCGAAAAGTTTTATTCAGTGTGAGAGAGCCAAATAATTCTGAAGTTAAGAGAACTTTTGATCCACTTCCTTTTGTACCTTCAGAACTCAGCATTAGAAATAAACGCTGTAATGAGATATTTAACATCCAGACATCAGGATTGGTGAAGAGGCTTAAACATACAGGAATAGACAAGTGTGTCATTGGAATCTCAGGTGGATTGGATTCTACACTGGCTTTATTAGTTATTGTAAAGGCATATGATAGATTGGGAATTGATAGAAAGAATATACATGCTATAACAATGCCTGGTTTCGGTACTTCTGATAATACACTTAACAATTCTCTTGAATTGATGAGGTTAATGAATGTAACTACATTCCAAATAGATATTAAAGAAGCATGTATGAAGCATTTTAATGATATTGGACATGATCCTGCTGTCTATGATGTGACTTATGAGAATGTACAAGCAAGGGAAAGAACTCAGATACTTATGGATATTGCAAATAAAATAGGTGGTCTGGTTATTGGTACTGGAGACCTTTCTGAACTTGCGCTTGGATGGTGTACTTATAATGGTGATCATATGTCTATGTATGCAGTTAATTCGGGAGTGCCTAAAACACTTGTTAAATATTTGGTTCAGTGGGCTGCAGATTATGTGTTTAAGGATGAAACTAGTGAAGTGCTTAAAAGCATTATAGATACTCCAATTAGTCCTGAATTACTGCCTACAGATGATGCTGGTCAGATACAGCAGAAAACTGAGGATATTGTTGGACCCTATGAACTGCATGATTTCTTTTTATATCATTTTGTAAGGTACGGAGCTCAGCCTTCAAAAATATTTGTTATGGCAAAGTATGCTTTTGAAGGAAAATATACAGATGAGGTTATTGATAAATGGCTCAGAACCTTCTTAAAAAGATTTTTTAGTCAGCAGTTTAAGCGCTCTTGTTTGCCAGATGGGCCAAAGGTTGGTTCAATCAGTCTTTCACCTAGAGGAGACTGGAGAATGCCAAGTGATGGTGATGTGAATTCCTGGCTCAAGGAATTAAAATTGAACTTATTTATTTAA
- the cdaA gene encoding diadenylate cyclase CdaA, with translation MTNFISVYIPINAPLEMLKSIIDISIVSYIIFKLIKLGKETRAWQLVKGIVVIFIIAMLSEWLQLRTLAFILNKTIELAGFAVVVLFQPELRRGLEQLGRSSNIRDFFNFDESDDVIHTTYTIEEIVKAATELSKTQTGALIVVERETKLGEIINTGTTLDSNISSELIINIFTPNTPLHDGALIIRDNKLKSAACFLPLTDNPNLSKELGTRHRAALGITEVSDCISVVVSEETGKISYALNGGLSRNLTPDTLRKALNKNLLEKKTVNKKLSLWKGKSK, from the coding sequence ATAACAAATTTTATATCGGTATATATACCTATTAATGCTCCTCTCGAAATGCTAAAATCAATTATTGATATAAGCATTGTTTCTTATATAATTTTTAAGCTGATAAAGCTTGGAAAAGAGACTCGAGCTTGGCAATTAGTTAAAGGTATAGTTGTAATATTTATTATTGCAATGCTCAGTGAATGGCTGCAGCTTAGAACCTTGGCTTTTATATTAAATAAAACTATTGAACTTGCAGGCTTTGCAGTAGTTGTATTATTTCAGCCTGAACTTAGAAGAGGTCTAGAGCAGCTAGGAAGAAGTAGCAATATTAGAGACTTTTTTAATTTTGACGAAAGTGATGACGTTATACATACCACATATACTATTGAGGAAATTGTTAAGGCTGCAACAGAACTTTCAAAGACACAAACAGGTGCTCTTATTGTTGTGGAACGTGAGACAAAGCTGGGTGAGATTATAAATACAGGCACAACGTTAGATTCAAATATTAGTTCAGAATTAATAATAAATATTTTTACGCCAAACACACCGCTTCACGATGGAGCATTAATAATACGAGATAACAAACTGAAATCAGCTGCTTGCTTTTTACCTCTTACTGACAATCCTAACTTGAGCAAAGAACTTGGAACTAGACATAGAGCCGCTTTGGGAATCACAGAAGTGTCGGACTGTATTTCTGTGGTAGTGTCTGAGGAAACAGGTAAAATATCCTATGCACTAAATGGTGGTTTATCAAGAAATCTTACACCTGATACCTTAAGAAAAGCGTTAAATAAAAACTTACTTGAGAAGAAGACAGTAAACAAAAAGTTATCTCTATGGAAGGGGAAATCAAAGTGA
- a CDS encoding CdaR family protein, whose translation MKEYLKKDLTYKILSIVFAILLWFTINPVKTGYFTVPINIINEESLKANGLVLNSNSFTKYTTVTVRERVDVLDAIKDSDFEVTLDLSKVKTIEDKVIELNPPLYLGRENISSNSIDIKPKFVELDLGKIEENPFVVQVETSGDLASGYEIITKTANPETVKIEALDSVIANVGAVKTYIDVSGLNRNLQIQKKCKVYNKSGEEMPELSKGLNVIVNIEVGKRVPVIPITEGKPDKDYVEGISKVKPASVLLTEIDGKADTLSQINEVTTVPVNLENATQTFTKQVLLQLPEGVKVVNSSREVSVEVEIIPLVERSFVIVPGNITIIGKTAEENYIYKIIEPVTIKLKGKADDLNKIRATDLIPSIDVEKLDEGMHNALLSVILPSGITQVENVLVPVNITKAE comes from the coding sequence GTGAAAGAATATTTGAAAAAGGATTTGACATACAAAATACTTTCAATAGTCTTTGCTATTTTGCTTTGGTTTACTATTAATCCTGTTAAGACAGGCTATTTTACTGTTCCTATAAACATTATCAACGAGGAAAGCTTAAAAGCAAATGGATTGGTTTTAAACAGTAATTCTTTTACAAAGTATACCACCGTTACAGTCCGTGAAAGGGTGGATGTGTTAGATGCTATCAAGGATTCTGATTTTGAAGTCACTCTAGATTTATCAAAGGTAAAAACCATTGAAGATAAGGTTATAGAGTTAAATCCTCCACTCTATTTAGGAAGAGAAAATATTAGCAGCAATAGTATTGATATTAAGCCAAAGTTTGTGGAACTGGACTTGGGAAAGATAGAGGAAAATCCCTTTGTTGTTCAAGTTGAAACAAGCGGAGATTTGGCAAGCGGGTATGAAATTATAACTAAGACAGCTAATCCAGAAACAGTTAAGATTGAAGCTTTAGATTCAGTTATTGCTAATGTGGGTGCAGTGAAGACATATATTGACGTTTCTGGCTTAAATAGAAATTTGCAAATTCAGAAAAAGTGCAAAGTATATAACAAAAGCGGCGAAGAAATGCCTGAATTAAGCAAAGGTCTTAATGTGATTGTGAATATTGAAGTTGGAAAGAGAGTTCCAGTAATTCCAATAACAGAAGGCAAGCCTGATAAGGATTATGTAGAGGGCATAAGTAAAGTAAAGCCTGCTAGTGTATTGTTAACTGAAATTGATGGAAAAGCTGATACATTATCTCAAATTAATGAGGTTACTACAGTTCCAGTCAATTTAGAAAATGCAACTCAAACTTTTACTAAGCAGGTTCTTTTGCAGTTGCCTGAAGGAGTTAAGGTGGTCAACTCCTCACGTGAGGTAAGTGTTGAGGTTGAAATAATACCTTTAGTTGAGCGCTCTTTTGTAATTGTACCTGGAAATATTACAATAATTGGGAAGACGGCAGAAGAAAACTATATTTATAAAATAATTGAGCCAGTTACAATTAAGTTAAAGGGTAAAGCCGATGATTTAAATAAAATCAGGGCTACAGATTTAATACCAAGTATTGACGTGGAAAAATTAGATGAGGGAATGCACAATGCTTTACTATCTGTAATATTACCTAGTGGTATTACTCAGGTAGAAAATGTTTTGGTTCCTGTTAATATAACAAAGGCGGAGTAA